A window of the Anoplopoma fimbria isolate UVic2021 breed Golden Eagle Sablefish chromosome 17, Afim_UVic_2022, whole genome shotgun sequence genome harbors these coding sequences:
- the r3hcc1 gene encoding R3H and coiled-coil domain-containing protein 1, giving the protein MQLFDQACPQDPSLVTLAFPCFDGIYLPKEEVIFLHHVKDELETYLQESNHKSVLLFPPLPSRLRYLIHRTIEDLPELTTFSVGESWSRRVVVCHSEIRGVEEEGSDWESNNSLCEQPLSNREEIDDSTRPKSSVPSRSRGPKRPDKPLYMPRAARERLSIQNTQELSGDQGLPNPASSSCSCMSSSCDSCFRPETAEETSSTSRQECLPSVAECIPNQAADSSALCPQEEKQKSVLTLHEDEPLVWQQTLSCFNDMTLEEDEKGKEDICTDTDDVIEEIKAHLKEPVSISIQHVHNDYSIYENVCISLDKFCHVIEIYDFPSCFKTDDLLDAFTDYSDGGMKIEWVDDTHALGVFSNETAAIQALSICHPLLKARALNEASKKAKGKANRRAEFIQPVKERPRTDSAVARRMVTRALGLQARGRRGQRY; this is encoded by the exons ATGCAACTTTTTGACCAAG CCTGTCCTCAGGATCCCTCTCTGGTCACCCTGGCGTTTCCTTGTTTCGATGGCATTTATCTCCCAAAGGAAGAGGTTATATTCCTGCATCATGTCAAGGATGAGCTGGAAACTTACCTACAGGAGAGCAACCACAAGAG TGTGCTCCTGTTCCCTCCTCTACCGAGCAGACTGCGATACCTGATCCACAGGACCATAGAGGACCTGCCGGAGCTCACCACCTTCTCAGTAGGGGAGAGCTGGAGCCGTAGGGTGGTGGTCTGCCATTCTGAGATCAG GGGTGTGGAGGAGGAAGGCAGTGACTGGGAGAGCAACAACAGCTTGTGTGAACAGCCACTAAGTAACAGGGAGGAGATAGATGACAGCACCAGGCCTAAATCGTCGGTCCCATCGCGAAGCCGAGGACCTAAGAGGCCGGACAAACCCCTCTACATGCCACGAGCTGCTCGGGAGAGACTCTCCATACAGAACACACAAGAACTATCAGGAGACCAAGGGTTGCCCAATCCAGCCTCAAGTAGCTGTAGCTGCATGAGCAGTTCATGTGACTCTTGTTTCCGTCCCGAAACAGCAGAGGAAACCTCAAGCACATCCAGACAGGAGTGTCTCCCCAGTGTAGCTGAGTGTATCCCTAACCAGGCTGCTGACAGTTCAGCACTTTGTCCtcaggaagagaaacaaaagtcGGTGCTGACGCTGCATGAAGATGAGCCCCTAGTCTGGCAACAGACATTGTCCTGCTTCAATGACATGACTCTGGAGGAAGATGAGAAGGGCAAGGAAGACATATGCACAGACACAGATGATGTAATTGAAGAG ATCAAGGCACATCTAAAAGAGCCGGTGTCCATTTCCATCCAGCACGTTCACAATGACTACTCCATTTATGAGAATGTGTGTATCAGCCTGGACAAGTTTTGCCACGTGATCGAGATCTATGACTTCCCATCTTGTTTCAAAACAGATGACCTCTTGGACGCTTTCACAGACTACAG TGATGGTGGAATGAAGATCGAGTGGGTTGACGACACACATGCCCTGGGGGTTTTCTCCAATGAGACTGCAG CAATCCAGGCACTCTCCATTTGCCATCCATTGCTGAAGGCAAGAGCATTGAATGAAGCGAGTAAAAAAGCCAAAGGGAAGGCCAATAGACGAGCAG AGTTTATCCAGCCAGTGAAGGAACGTCCTCGGACAGACTCTGCTGTTGCCAGGCGGATGGTGACCCGAGCCCTGGGGCTGCAGGCACGAGGCAGAAGAGGGCAGCGATATTGA
- the rplp0 gene encoding 60S acidic ribosomal protein P0 yields MPREDRATWKSNYFLKIIQLLDDYPKCFIVGADNVGSKQMQTIRLSLRSKAVVLMGKNTMMRKAIRGHLENNPALEKLLPHIKGNVGFVFTKEDLAEVRDLLLTNKVPASARAGAIAPCEVTVPAQNTGLGPEKTSFFQALGITTKISRGTIEILSDVGLIKPGDKVGASEATLLNMLNISPFSYGLNIQQVYDNGSVYSPEVLDITEASLHAKFLEGVRNIASVCLEIGYPTLASVPHSVINGYKRVLAVAVETDYSFPLADKVKAFLADPTAFAAVAAPVAAAVTAAAAPAAKEEVKEESEESDDDMGFGLFD; encoded by the exons ATGCCCAGGGAAGACAGGGCCACGTGGAAGTCCAactattttcttaaaataatc caacttttggatGACTATCCAAAATGCTTCATTGTGGGCGCAGACAATGTGGGCTCAAAGCAGATGCAGACCATCCGCCTGTCCCTCCGTAGTAAGGCCGTGGTGCTCATGGGCAAAAACACCATGATGCGTAAAGCCATTCGTGGCCACCTGGAGAACAACCCTGCCCTGGAGAA GCTTCTGCCTCACATTAAAGGAAATGTGGGCTTTGTCTTCACCAAGGAGGATCTTGCTGAAGTCCGGGACCTGCTGCTGACCAACAAG GTACCTGCATCTGCCCGTGCTGGAGCAATCGCCCCTTGTGAGGTTACTGTGCCAGCCCAGAACACTGGTCTGGGTCCTGAGAAGACTTCTTTCTTCCAGGCTCTGGGTATCACCACAAAGATCTCCAGGGGAACCATTGAAATCTTG AGCGATGTCGGTCTGATCAAGCCTGGCGACAAGGTTGGTGCCAGCGAGGCCACACTCCTCAACATGCTGAACATCTCACCCTTCTCCTATGGACTCAACATCCAGCAGGTGTATGACAATGGCAGTGTTTACAGCCCTGAGGTGCTCGACATCACAGAGGCTTCTCTGCATGCCAAGTTCCTGGAG ggTGTGAGGAACATCGCTAGTGTGTGTCTGGAGATTGGCTACCCCACTCTGGCCTCTGTCCCCCACTCCGTCATCAATGGCTACAAGAGAGTCCTGGCTGTCGCTGTTGAGACAGACTACTCCTTCCCCCTGGCAGACAAG GTCAAGGCCTTCCTGGCTGACCCAACTGCTTTTGCTGCTGTCGCAGCACCTGTAGCAGCTGCTGTgactgctgcagcagctccagctgctAAGGAGGAGGTTAAGGAGGAGTCTGAGGAATCAGATGACGACATGGGCTTCGGTCTGTTCGACTAA
- the golga7 gene encoding golgin subfamily A member 7: MAETHSLQDLQQPAVSSKVFVQRDYGSGTISKFQTKFPSELESRLDKQQFEETIQTLNNLYAEAEKLGGKSYLEGCLACLTAYTIFLCMETHYEKVLKKISRYIKDQNEKIYAPRGLLLTDPIERGLRVVEITIFEDRSIGSGR, translated from the exons ATGGCGGag ACCCACAGTTTACAGGACCTCCAGCAGCCAGCTGTCTCCTCCAAGGTGTTTGTCCAGAGAGACTACGGCTCAGGAACCATCTCCAAGTTCCAGACCAAGTTCCCCTCTGAACTTGAGTCAAGG CTTGATAAGCAGCAATTTGAGGAAACCATCCAGACTCTCAACAACTTGTATGCAGAGGCAGAGAAACTAGGGGGGAAGTCTTACTTGGAGGGCTGCCTGGCTTGTCTGACTGCGTATACAATATTCCTCTGTATGGAAACGCACTATGAAAAG gTGTTAAAGAAGATTTCTAGGTACATTAAGGACCAGAATGAGAAGATATATGCTCCCAGGGGGTTGCTGTTGACTGACCCCATAGAGAGAGGCCTCAGAGTC GTTGAAATTACCATCTTTGAAGACAGAAGTATTGGATCTGGAAGATAA